From a single Bryobacter aggregatus MPL3 genomic region:
- a CDS encoding ABC transporter permease, whose product MWFYKLLLYFCPASFRDEYSREMEAVHQRRLRQTSAIGRVWVWLDAVSDILTTGAAAHWDLLVQDTGYAVRNAFQSRAFSLAAIFVTALGIAAATTVFSVADHVLVRALPFPQPEQLVKLWEDETEKGFSQVDVSPANYRDWHSANASFSAMAAFRGLSVNMTGNGEPERLEGAAVNVAMFPILGIAPLLGRTMSADEDTPNAAGTAVLSYGFWQRRFGGDPGIIGRSILFDGQPHIVIGVMPKDFYFPRREVQMWTAMRFDNEDYVDRGNKYLSVLARLKPGVSIEQARQQMQAVGRQLSEKYPASLAKIGVSVVHMRDELPQRTRTLLDVLVAAALFVLLIAVTNLANLFLARSAARRGEIAIRLALGAGRARLIRQLLTESLLLAVCGGALGTALSIAGVPLLSRLVPSSLPIAESPTADWRLLLFALAATILTAIAFGVIPAFRSTHGTLAVRSATAHRKDAVRRALVIVQVAASVALIASTGLLLRALLQVERTNPGFQVEHTLAFRTSLPMPKYLDTAPRERFYRSVLQDLRALPGVRAASVISFRPLGDFRGGMWETVIAGQTSNVHAGARFIEPGYFATMRIPLLRGRDINEADGRSSQRVAVVSQAFIREYFPGEDGLGKSFGIGFGGLQFTIIGVASDIHYRSLERRSEPLMYFAHAQMPDNAFSWFAPKDFIVSSIGDPLLLLPAIRKIVAKADPNQPVSDVKQLGDLLGDETSSRRTQLWVIGAFAFAAFLLAAIGIHGLLSFALSQRIEEIGLRRALGAQAAHIASLVLGEAALLSLLGSLAGIVAAYALGKSMEAFLLGVSPTDPWTLAAAIVFAGLMTVAGSLLPTIRAVLIDPATALRRVA is encoded by the coding sequence TGCCCGGCATCCTTCCGCGATGAGTATAGCCGCGAGATGGAGGCAGTCCATCAGCGCCGCCTGCGGCAGACCTCGGCGATCGGGCGTGTTTGGGTCTGGCTCGATGCGGTGAGCGACATTCTCACTACTGGCGCCGCGGCCCACTGGGATCTTCTGGTGCAGGATACTGGCTATGCAGTCCGCAACGCTTTCCAATCCCGAGCCTTCAGCCTGGCCGCCATCTTTGTCACCGCACTGGGAATCGCTGCCGCCACCACTGTCTTCTCTGTTGCGGACCATGTTCTGGTTCGTGCCCTGCCCTTTCCGCAACCGGAGCAGTTGGTGAAGCTCTGGGAAGACGAGACGGAGAAAGGCTTTTCGCAGGTGGACGTCTCGCCCGCCAATTACCGGGATTGGCACTCGGCTAACGCCAGCTTCTCCGCGATGGCGGCCTTCCGTGGCCTCTCCGTCAATATGACAGGAAATGGTGAGCCCGAACGCCTGGAGGGCGCCGCGGTCAATGTGGCGATGTTCCCCATTCTGGGCATTGCTCCGTTGCTCGGCAGAACCATGAGCGCCGACGAGGATACGCCGAATGCCGCCGGTACGGCCGTGCTCAGCTACGGATTCTGGCAACGCCGTTTCGGCGGCGATCCTGGCATCATTGGCCGCAGCATCCTCTTTGACGGCCAGCCCCACATCGTCATCGGCGTCATGCCCAAAGACTTCTACTTCCCGCGCCGAGAAGTACAAATGTGGACGGCGATGCGTTTTGACAACGAGGACTACGTAGACCGTGGCAACAAATATCTCTCCGTCCTTGCGCGACTCAAGCCCGGCGTCTCGATCGAGCAGGCCCGCCAACAGATGCAGGCAGTGGGGAGGCAATTGTCAGAGAAGTATCCAGCGTCTCTGGCCAAGATCGGAGTGAGTGTGGTGCACATGCGCGACGAGCTCCCGCAGCGCACCCGTACGCTCCTGGACGTCCTGGTGGCCGCCGCGCTCTTTGTCTTATTGATCGCAGTCACCAATCTGGCCAACCTGTTTCTCGCCCGCTCCGCAGCACGGCGCGGGGAGATCGCGATTCGTCTCGCGCTCGGCGCCGGACGCGCACGCCTGATCCGGCAACTGCTGACCGAGAGCCTGCTGCTCGCCGTGTGTGGCGGAGCGCTGGGCACGGCGCTTTCGATTGCTGGCGTGCCGCTGTTGTCGCGGCTGGTTCCGTCGTCCTTACCCATTGCCGAATCGCCCACAGCCGACTGGCGGCTACTGCTGTTTGCGCTGGCCGCCACAATCCTGACAGCGATCGCCTTCGGCGTGATTCCCGCCTTCCGCTCCACTCACGGAACCCTGGCCGTGCGCAGCGCGACGGCACATCGCAAAGATGCAGTGCGCCGGGCGCTTGTCATCGTGCAGGTGGCTGCCTCTGTTGCGCTGATTGCTTCCACCGGCCTGTTGCTGCGTGCGCTACTGCAAGTGGAACGGACCAACCCTGGCTTTCAGGTGGAGCACACACTCGCCTTCCGCACTTCGCTGCCGATGCCGAAGTATCTCGACACCGCGCCTCGCGAGCGATTCTACAGAAGCGTGCTGCAGGATCTGCGCGCGCTGCCCGGAGTGCGTGCGGCATCGGTGATCAGCTTCCGTCCCTTGGGTGATTTCCGCGGGGGCATGTGGGAAACCGTGATCGCGGGACAAACGAGCAATGTCCATGCGGGCGCCCGTTTCATCGAACCCGGTTATTTTGCCACCATGCGCATTCCACTGCTCCGCGGCCGCGACATCAATGAAGCAGATGGCCGCTCGTCACAGCGAGTAGCGGTGGTGAGCCAGGCCTTCATCCGCGAATACTTCCCTGGTGAGGATGGCTTAGGCAAGAGCTTCGGCATTGGGTTTGGAGGTCTGCAGTTCACCATCATCGGCGTGGCGAGCGATATCCACTACCGCTCTCTCGAAAGGCGAAGCGAACCGCTGATGTACTTCGCCCACGCGCAGATGCCCGACAACGCCTTCAGTTGGTTTGCGCCCAAAGACTTTATCGTCTCCTCAATTGGAGACCCGCTGTTGTTGCTCCCCGCCATCCGCAAGATTGTCGCCAAGGCAGACCCGAACCAGCCGGTTTCTGACGTCAAGCAGCTCGGCGATCTCCTCGGGGACGAGACCTCGTCCCGCCGCACGCAGCTCTGGGTCATTGGCGCCTTTGCCTTCGCCGCCTTTCTGCTCGCGGCGATCGGCATCCATGGGCTTCTGTCTTTTGCTCTCTCGCAACGGATCGAAGAAATTGGCCTGCGGCGCGCACTGGGTGCGCAGGCAGCGCACATCGCCAGCCTCGTTCTTGGAGAAGCCGCACTGCTGTCACTACTGGGCTCGCTGGCCGGAATCGTTGCTGCTTATGCCTTGGGCAAGAGCATGGAAGCCTTCCTCCTCGGTGTTTCGCCGACAGATCCTTGGACTCTCGCCGCGGCCATCGTGTTTGCGGGGTTGATGACCGTGGCCGGCTCGCTGCTGCCAACCATCCGTGCAGTACTGATCGATCCGGCGACGGCTTTGCGCCGGGTCGCTTGA